The following are encoded together in the Longimicrobiales bacterium genome:
- a CDS encoding TonB-dependent receptor, producing the protein IKLDPTQTVLVNTTLGVYGQQQFGWNDRLFLTGAVRVDNNSAFGEDFDFVVYPKVSASWVLSEEPFWNVGFVDALKLRAAYGQSGQQPDAFAALRTLTSAARGNGTSGVTPESFGNADLKPERGTEIELGFETALFDRLSLDFTYFSKRTRDAILERETAPSGGFPGDQFVNVGEVSNHGIELAAVLQALTRDNLAIEIGGNVATNNDEVEDLGDIPFISIGSQRHVVGYPIGGFWSRRVVSADRDPATHAVSNILCDGGPGGAPVPCAQAPQVYLGPSIPTLTAAVFTNITISNRLTLHGLVDFQDGHMRYNVGEWGRCGAVVPVCEAIYRPENFSTEYLAGISAVALTNAVDGAFIQEASFAKLREISATYRIPEQWLGRVGLSTASLTVAGRNLATWTDYRGLDPESRIPGAAGSDQAVLPQLTQFVASLSFSF; encoded by the coding sequence ATCAAGCTCGACCCGACGCAGACGGTGCTGGTGAACACGACGCTGGGCGTGTACGGCCAGCAGCAGTTCGGCTGGAACGACCGGCTGTTCCTGACCGGTGCCGTGCGCGTGGACAACAACAGCGCGTTCGGCGAGGACTTCGACTTCGTGGTGTACCCGAAGGTGAGTGCGTCGTGGGTGCTGAGCGAGGAGCCGTTCTGGAACGTCGGCTTCGTGGACGCGCTCAAGCTGCGTGCGGCGTACGGCCAGTCGGGGCAGCAGCCGGACGCGTTTGCCGCGCTGCGCACGCTCACGTCCGCGGCGCGCGGCAACGGCACGAGCGGTGTCACGCCGGAGTCGTTCGGCAATGCGGACCTCAAGCCGGAGCGCGGCACCGAGATCGAGCTGGGCTTCGAGACCGCTCTGTTCGACCGGCTGTCGCTCGACTTCACATACTTCAGCAAGCGGACCAGGGACGCGATCCTGGAGCGCGAGACTGCACCTTCGGGCGGCTTCCCAGGCGACCAGTTCGTGAACGTGGGCGAGGTCAGCAACCACGGCATCGAGCTGGCGGCCGTGCTGCAGGCACTGACGCGTGACAACCTGGCGATCGAGATCGGCGGCAACGTCGCAACGAACAACGACGAGGTCGAGGATCTCGGCGACATCCCGTTCATCAGCATCGGCTCGCAGCGGCACGTGGTGGGCTACCCGATCGGCGGCTTCTGGTCGCGCCGCGTAGTGAGTGCTGACCGCGACCCGGCAACGCACGCGGTCAGCAACATCCTGTGTGACGGCGGCCCTGGCGGCGCGCCGGTCCCGTGCGCGCAGGCGCCACAGGTCTACCTGGGCCCGTCGATCCCGACGCTCACCGCGGCCGTCTTCACGAACATCACGATCTCGAACCGCCTGACACTGCACGGCCTGGTCGACTTCCAGGACGGGCACATGCGCTACAACGTGGGCGAGTGGGGCCGGTGCGGCGCGGTCGTTCCGGTCTGCGAGGCGATCTACCGGCCGGAGAACTTCTCCACCGAGTACCTCGCCGGCATCTCGGCCGTGGCGCTGACGAATGCGGTCGATGGCGCATTCATCCAGGAAGCGTCGTTCGCCAAGCTGCGCGAGATCTCCGCGACCTATCGCATCCCGGAGCAGTGGCTCGGGCGCGTCGGCCTGTCGACGGCGTCGCTCACGGTGGCCGGCCGCAACCTGGCGACGTGGACGGATTACCGCGGGCTGGACCCGGAGAGCCGCATCCCGGGCGCCGCCGGATCGGACCAGGCGGTGCTGCC